In a single window of the Coffea eugenioides isolate CCC68of chromosome 3, Ceug_1.0, whole genome shotgun sequence genome:
- the LOC113766515 gene encoding putative disease resistance protein RGA3: protein MTKPKMVSWNWKMTRSDFVREPSSSVTENGSSPGGCARCWRWQTAAERTRTGGDLVLPPLSVAASFSPDLPVPFHALKNIKFSLSPRYRPDLMADALVDALLSSTIEVLVEKAINLASEQIGQFVGFKKDLEKLQDTLKLIQAVLRDAEKELVTKEFVKRWLENLERVAFDAENLLDDINYEMIRRKVKIQNQMKRKVCLFFSLSNPIAFRCKMACKIHKINMNLKRINEEARRFGLQSQTAPAPPPPSGAGFIKNKETDSAAVGASFVGRDDDVPAIVTKLTATSNNETISVLSIIGMGGIGKTTVARKVFHDLKIENHFDKRMWVCVSDFEKHFDPNRLFDLILESLKVPMAEVRDSREAKIQKLKEILDGKKPLKYLLVLDDVWNVGQGALWVGFLESLRGISSAKGSWVIVTTRNKRVANITAIASDPWPLKELSNDHCWLIINKNAFGDRKAPGDLKELGFELAKKCQGLPLAASVLGGMLRNKERNEWQSILETGLQNIGGDEDGDITKILKLSFDHLPYPSLKKCFAYCSIFPQDFQLERNQLIQLWAAEGFLHSKPRNEMCMEEVGNWYFAILLDSNLFQDAEKDDYGNVLYCKMHDLVHDMVQSISNSKTLRLTKSGSVDMETSSIRYLALERSEKEMPFPSTESFKHITTLFLQGNKSLNDREMSFFMLRTLRVKYCDSLTKFPKNFKNLVNLRHFDFFSSHKSSDIMPFEIGQLQFLQTLPFFNIGEERGRQIGELRNLKNLSGRFELRNLELMKSKEEAESANLIGKPNIDELGLLWDEIDNSRNNDSEYNQVLEGLHPHQNLKGLVIERFFGDQLSKWIGELGRLVKFELQNCKNCKELPTLGHMPFLRSLYLKGLDSLTSIGPSFYGGSGVHNGNSSQRPLKLFPVLEHLILKDMQNLREWTEATVHDGTVVVFPVLHTVKINDCPQLATFPSLKELKVKKTQNGSALMTYICSGVSTLTILSIRSVNRLTKLPNMLFQNNPKLAHLELSNCGDLAQFLDFSFDVPRTSEGPNYQSVAEHTCIDNNAPQHLVGLESLEELTIAECHSLKLISIPKGRKYLTALQRLWIQSCDGLTHLSIPQISESEWDSTSSPFSSSGTCPPPPPPLPLAELCVLHCDNLISFPVDLTRTPSLFFLNISLCEKLTLPKGKLCSLTSLRFLEIGPFSETTTELHSFLDLFDTLPPPHPYFPSLSQLFLHGWPHWESLPEQLQHLSALRLLEL, encoded by the exons ATGACGAAGCCGAAGATGGTGAGTTGGAATTGGAAGATGACTAGGTCTGACTTCGTCCGAGAGCCTTCATCTAGTGTTACAGAGAACGGCAGCAGCCCAGGAGGTTGTGCGCGGTGTTGGCGATGGCAGACAGCAGCAGAGCGGACGCGGACTGGTGGTGACCTGGTTCTTCCTCCTCTGTCCGTTGCCGCGTCTTTCTCTCCTGATCTTCCC GTTCCATTCCACGCTCTCAAAAATATCAAATTCTCTCTTTCTCCCAGATATCGACCTGACCTGATGGCGGACGCGTTGGTGGATGCACTACTTAGTTCCACTATAGAAGTTCTAGTGGAGAAGGCAATAAATTTGGCTTCCGAACAAATTGGCCAGTTTGTTGGCTTCAAGAAAGATTTGGAGAAACTGCAGGATACGTTGAAACTGATCCAGGCTGTCCTTCGTGACGCAGAGAAAGAGCTGGTGACTAAAGAGTTCGTGAAGCGATGGCTGGAGAACCTTGAACGTGTGGCTTTCGATGCTGAAAATTTGCTGGATGACATCAACTATGAGATGATTCGGCGCAAAGTTAAGATTCAAAACCAAATGAAGAGAAAGGTATGCTTGTTCTTCTCACTCTCCAATCCCATTGCATTTCGCTGCAAAATGGCCTGCAAGATTCATAAAATCAATATGAATCTGAAAAGAATCAATGAAGAAGCAAGGAGATTTGGCCTCCAGTCACAGACTGCACCTGCTCCTCCTCCTCCCAGTGGAGCAGGATTTATAAAGAACAAAGAGACTGACTCTGCTGCTGTTGGTGCGAGTTTTGTTGGAAGAGATGATGATGTTCCAGCAATAGTAACAAAGTTGACTGCCACGAGTAACAATGAAACTATCTCCGTTCTTTCTATAATAGGGATGGGCGGGATCGGGAAGACCACTGTGGCTCGAAAAGTTTTCCACGATCTAAAAATTGAAAACCATTTTGACAAGAGAATGTGGGTATGCGTATCAGATTTTGAAAAACATTTCGATCCCAACAGGCTTTTCGATTTGATTCTTGAATCACTGAAAGTCCCAATGGCCGAAGTTAGGGATTCTAGGGAAGCCAAAATCCAGAAGCTTAAGGAAATATTGGATGGTAAAAAGCCGCTTAAATATCTACTGGTCCTCGATGATGTATGGAATGTGGGCCAAGGGGCGCTATGGGTTGGGTTTCTGGAGTCTCTGCGAGGTATTAGCTCAGCCAAGGGGAGCTGGGTTATTGTGACCACGCGTAACAAACGAGTGGCAAACATCACAGCAATTGCTTCTGATCCTTGGCCCTTAAAGGAATTATCAAATGATCATTGTTGGCTCATCATTAATAAAAATGCATTTGGTGACAGGAAAGCACCGGGTGATCTAAAAGAGTTAGGATTTGAGCTAGCAAAGAAATGCCAAGGCTTGCCATTAGCTGCAAGTGTTCTTGGCGGTATGTTGCGCaacaaggaaagaaatgaaTGGCAGTCAATTTTAGAAACTGGGCTTCAAAATATAGGTGGAGACGAAGATGGTGACATCACTAAAATTTTGAAGTTGAGCTTCGACCATCTTCCGTATCCATCTCTTAAAAAGTGTTTTGCATATTGTTCAATTTTCCCCCAGGATTTTCAATTGGAAAGAAATCAGCTAATCCAACTGTGGGCTGCAGAAGGATTTCTTCATTCAAAGCCAAGGAACGAGATGTGTATGGAGGAAGTTGGTAATTGGTACTTTGCCATTTTGTTGGATAGTAACTTGTTTCAAGATGCAGAGAAGGATGATTATGGGAATGTTTTGTACTGCAAAATGCATGATCTTGTGCATGATATGGTGCAATCCATTTCCAATTCCAAAACTTTAAGGTTGACAAAGTCTGGTAGTGTTGATATGGAAACGTCTTCCATTCGGTATCTTGCACTGGAGAGAAGTGAAAAAGAAATGCCATTTCCTTCCACTGAAAGTTTCAAGCATATTACGACATTGTTTTTGCAAGGAAACAAATCACTTAATGACAGGGAGATGTCATTTTTTATGTTGCGA ACATTAAGAGTTAAATATTGTGACTCACTGACAAAGTTTCCTaagaatttcaagaatttgGTGAATTTGAGGCACTTTGACTTTTTCTCTTCTCATAAATCAAGTGATATCATGCCTTTTGAGATCGGACAGTTGCAATTTCTCCAAACTTTGCCATTTTTCAATATTGGTGAAGAAAGAGGTCGACAAATTGGAGAATTGAGGAATTTGAAGAATCTCAGTGGACGATTTGAGTTACGTAATCTTGAATTAATGAAAAGCAAGGAAGAAGCTGAGTCTGCAAATCTGATTGGAAAGCCAAACATTGATGAGTTAGGATTACTGTGGGATGAAATAgataattcaagaaataatGATAGTGAATACAATCAAGTGTTGGAAGGCTTGCATCCTCACCAAAATTTGAAAGGTTTGGTAATTGAAAGATTTTTTGGTGACCAGCTTTCGAAATGGATTGGAGAACTCGGGAGATTGGTGAAATTCGAATtacaaaattgcaaaaattgcaAAGAGTTACCGACTCTTGGACACATGCCCTTCCTCAGATCTCTTTACTTGAAAGGACTTGACAGCCTAACAAGTATAGGCCCTTCTTTTTATGGCGGATCAGGCGTGCATAATGGTAATAGCAGTCAAAGACCCCTAAAATTGTTTCCAGTGCTTGAACATCTCATTCTAAAAGACATGCAAAATTTGAGGGAATGGACGGAAGCAACAGTTCATGATGGGACGGTGGTGGTGTTTCCAGTCCTTCATACGGTAAAGATTAATGACTGCCCTCAATTAGCCACTTTTCCAAGTCTCAAGGAATTGAAAGTCAAGAAAACCCAAAATGGATCAGCACTAATGACATATATTTGTAGCGGAGTCAGCACTCTCACTATTCTTTCCATTCGAAGTGTGAATAGGCTGACCAAACTACCAAATATGTTATTCCAAAACAATCCCAAGCTTGCACATCTCGAATTAAGTAATTGTGGTGATTTGGCccaatttttggatttttcgTTTGATGTTCCTCGAACTTCAGAAGGACCAAATTACCAATCAGTAGCCGAGCACACTTGTATTGACAATAATGCTCCTCAACATTTGGTTGGCCTTGAGTCCCTAGAGGAATTAACTATTGCTGAGTGCCACTCGCTCAAGTTAATTTCAATCCCCAAGGGACGGAAATACCTCACTGCCTTGCAACGATTATGGATTCAGTCCTGCGATGGGTTGACCCACTTGTCCATACCCCAAATATCTGAGTCAGAGTGGGATTCCACTTCTTCACCCTTCTCTTCCTCCGGCACttgtcctcctcctcctcctcctcttcctcttgcGGAATTGTGTGTACTCCACTGCGACAATCTTATCTCCTTCCCAGTTGATTTAACCCGAAcaccttctctcttttttctgaACATATCACTATGTGAGAAATTAACCTTGCCCAAGGGGAAGCTTTGTTCTCTTACAAGCTTGAGATTCTTAGAAATCGGACCATTCTCAGAAACCACCACAGAGCTGCATTCCTTCCTAGACCTCTTTGATACTCTCCCACCACCGCACCCCTACTTCCCCTCCCTTTCACAATTATTTCTGCATGGATGGCCTCATTGGGAATCTCTGCCCGAGCAACTTCAGCATCTCTCTGCCCTAAGATTGCTTGAACTATAG
- the LOC113766516 gene encoding uncharacterized protein LOC113766516 codes for MDKTWMKISNRKDKAYELGVKNFLKFAYSQKVENQKIPCPCTQCNNFCNQTKTVVEDHLLTQGIRKSYTRWIHHGEQFRHQNCGDSTKHGDGEEDSDTEDLNDMLHDIGTAQWGDNWAGREESTDDSLNANHSDTNNFLKLLEDAKKELYPGNHFYSKLSFVVTLLHLKTMSGWTIKSFNALLEIFSHALPPEATVPKSFADAKKLIRDLGFKSEKIHACVNDCVLFRKENENFDTCPNLNCKEPRYKMAGSRVPRKVLRYFPLKPRLQRLYTHKEIASDMRWHKEKCVHDDNIMRHPADSEAWKHFDRLHPDFAVDPRNVRLGLATDGFNPFGTMISAYSIWPIYLVPYNLPPWKCMRDPFFFLSMLIPGPKSPGNEIDVYMEPLIDELNEMWLGVETYDAYSGKKFDLRAALLWTINDFPAYAMLSGWSTKRYQACPICMVETTCVHLPHRKKLCYTGHRRFLPIDHSWRREKKPFDGNVDFRNPVAPLSGNEILDQVQNMEVNFGKTKAQSNAKKRKRSESGLNWTKKSCFFELPYWADLLLRHNLDLMHVSKNVSEAVIATIMDIENKTKDHWLCRQDLKDLGLKKELHLIPNGDSYIMPHACYSLTKEEKKKVCEFLNSVKYPDGFASNICRCIKSG; via the coding sequence ATGGATAAAACTTGGATGAAGATTAGCAATAGGAAGGACAAGGCTTATGAACTCGGAGTCAAAAATTTCCTCAAGTTTGCATATTCtcaaaaagttgaaaatcaGAAAATCCCATGCCCATGTACACAATGCAATAATTTTTGTAACCAAACTAAAACAGTTGTGGAGGATCACTTATTGACTCAAGGCATTCGTAAAAGCTACACAAGATGGATACACCATGGGGAACAATTTCGACACCAAAATTGTGGGGATAGTACTAAACATGGGGATGGAGAGGAGGATAGTGATACTGAAGATTTAAATGACATGTTGCACGATATTGGGACAGCACAATGGGGGGACAATTGGGCTGGTAGGGAAGAATCAACGGATGATAGTCTAAATGCGAATCATAGTGACACAAATAACTTTCTTAAATTGTTAGAAGATGCAAAAAAGGAGCTGTATCCAGGGAATCATTTTTACTCAAAGTTATCCTTTGTAGTCACTTTGCTCCATTTGAAAACAATGAGCGGGTGGACCATAAAGTCCTTCAATgcattgctggaaatttttagCCATGCACTACCTCCTGAAGCCACAGTTCCCAAGTCTTTTGCTGATGCTAAGAAGCTCATTCGAGACTTAGGTTTTAAATCTGAAAAAATCCATGCTTGTGTCAATGATTGTGTTCTCTTCCgcaaggaaaatgaaaattttgacacTTGTCCAAATCTAAATTGTAAAGAACCTCGCTACAAGATGGCAGGTTCAAGAGTTCCACGCAAAGTTTTGCGTTACTTTCCTTTGAAACCTAGGCTGCAACGATTATATACCCACAAAGAAATAGCTTCAGATATGAGATGGCATAAAGAAAAGTGTGTGCATGATGATAACATCATGCGGCATCCAGCAGACAGTGAAGCATGGAAACACTTTGATAGGTTGCATCCGGACTTTGCCGTTGATCCTAGAAATGTGAGGTTAGGTCTTGCAACTGATGGTTTCAATCCTTTTGGGACCATGATTAGTGCTTATAGCATCTGGCCTATTTATCTAGTGCCATACAATCTGCCCCCTTGGAAGTGTATGAGagatcctttctttttcctatcAATGCTAATTCCTGGGCCTAAATCCCCGGGAAATGAGATTGATGTTTACATGGAGCCTCTAATAGATGAACTGAATGAAATGTGGCTTGGTGTTGAAACATATGATGCATATAGTGGCAAGAAATTTGACCTCCGGGCAGCTTTACTATGGACTATAAATGATTTTCCAGCTTATGCAATGCTGTCCGGATGGAGTACGAAAAGGTATCAAGCATGTCCTATTTGCATGGTTGAGACAACTTGCGTACATTTACCACACCGAAAAAAGTTGTGTTACACAGGTCATCGCCGCTTCTTACCCATTGACCATTCTTGGCGGCGAGAAAAAAAACCTTTCGATGGCAATGTGGACTTTAGGAATCCTGTTGCACCTTTATctggaaatgaaattttggatcaGGTACAAAATATGGAGGTAAATTTTGGGAAGACCAAGGCGCAATCCAATGCAAAGAAACGCAAGCGTTCTGAGAGTGGTTTGAACTGGACAAAGAAAAGTTGTTTCTTTGAGTTACCATATTGGGCAGACCTCCTTCTTAGGCATAATTTGGATTTAATGCATGTGTCAAAAAATGTCTCAGAGGCTGTCATTGCCACAATTATGGATATTGAAAACAAAACCAAAGACCACTGGTTGTGTCGTCAAGATTTGAAGGATTTGGGTTTGAAAAAAGAGCTACATTTGATTCCAAATGGCGACTCTTATATCATGCCACATGCCTGTTACAGCCTAACCaaggaggagaaaaaaaaagtatgtgAGTTCTTGAATTCTGTCAAATATCCAGATGGGTTTGCCTCAAACATTTGCCGATGTATAAAGAGTGGCTAG
- the LOC113766514 gene encoding uncharacterized protein LOC113766514 → MASGTRDRGRGRGRNPEREHEHEPDQVATAIQRMADLLERMVDQQGQDHGNTTGNPGNNPGNHEGEDRDLERFQKFAPPKFISGPNPDLAESWMDRMLDIFAALRYSDERQISFAVFHFEGAARAWWNIIRAKWERDQTPWTWVNFTREFNEKYLPPIVQERREDDFIRLHQGASSVAEYETQFTKLSRFAPELVLTEQKRIRRFVQGLNVEIHEALAAAQLDTFSQALEKTQRIETVRGHVKAFHDRKRRQPDSSNFVTGQSSQSELPSKRGRGTDGPRPAGTLNQGNFGRGRVGQEPQRSAQRGGSSAGIKPTCGFCGANHIDENCWKNSSIRKCYKCGSAEHLIAQCPKMQKERPKPPTEGTAAKPSSVGENRPRGPTRVYAMSQQEVTDHLAGI, encoded by the coding sequence atggcctccggtactcgagatagaggtagagggcgaggacgaaACCCTGAAAGGGAACATGAACATGAGCCGGatcaagtagctacagccattcAGCGGATGGCTGACCTGTTAGAACGAATGGTTGACCAGCAGGGTCAGGACCATGGGAATACTACAGGAAACCCTGGAAATAATCCAGGCAATCACGAGGGAGAGGACCGGGATTTAGAACgattccaaaaatttgcacctccAAAGTTTATAagtggacctaatcctgacctaGCAGAGAGTTGGATGGACCGTATGTTAGATATATTTGCTGCGCTTAGGTATTCGGATGAGCGGCAGATATCATTTGctgtttttcattttgaagGGGCcgcccgagcctggtggaatatCATTAGAGCCAAGTGGGAGCGGGACCAGACCCCTTGGACATGGGTTAACTTTAcacgagaatttaatgaaaaatatttacctcCCATTGTACAAGAGAGACGTgaggatgattttatccgcctgcACCAAGGGGCATCCagtgtggcggagtatgaaACTCAATTTACAAAACTCTCTCGCTTCGCTCCGGAATTGGTGCTAACGGAGCAAAAGCGAATTCGCCGCTTTGTCCAAGGCTTAAATGTGGAGATCCATGAGGCactagcagctgctcagttggaCACGTTTAGCCAGGCGCTAGAAAAAACTCAGCGGATTGAGACAGTTAGGGGACATGTAAAAGCCTTTCATGATCGGAAAAGGAGACAACCCGATTCGAGCAATTTTGTGACTGGACAGAGTTCGCAAAGTGAGCTACCTTCTAAGAGGGGTCGAGGAACAGATGGTCCCCGACCCGCAGGAACCCTAAACCAGGGTAATTTTGGGAGAGGTCGAGTAGGGCAAGAGCCCCAGAGGAGTGCCCAGCGTGGAGGGTCAAGTGCGGGCATTAAGCCAACCTGTGGCTTCTGCGGGGCCAATCACATCGACGAAAACTGTTGGAAGAACAGTTCGATCCGAAAATGCTATAAATGTGGTAGTGCAGAACATTTGATTGCCCAATGCCCTAAGATGCAAAAAGAAAGACCTaagccaccgactgaagggaccgCAGCTAAGCCGTCGAGTGTAGGGGAAAATCGACCCAGAGGACCAACTAGAGTCTATGCAATGAGTCAACAGGAGGTCACTGACCATCTGGCGGGCATCTAA